From the Kogia breviceps isolate mKogBre1 chromosome 3, mKogBre1 haplotype 1, whole genome shotgun sequence genome, one window contains:
- the COMMD3 gene encoding COMM domain-containing protein 3, giving the protein MELSEYVQKGFQMLADPGSFDSNAFTLLLRAAFQSLLDAQADEAVLDHPDLKHIDPVVLKHCHAAAATYILEAGKQRADKSTLSTYLEDCKFDSERIELFCTEYQNNRNSLEILLGSIGRSFPHITDVSWHLEYQIKTNQLDKMYRPAYLVTLNVENTDSRSHPEISFSCNMEQLQDLVGKLKDASKSLERATQL; this is encoded by the exons ATGGAGCTCTCGGAGTATGTGCAGAAAGGCTTCCAGATGCTGGCCGATCCCGGCTCCTTCGACTCCAACGCCTTCACGCTTCTCCTCCGGGCGGCTTTCCAGAGCCTGCTGGACGCCCAGGCGGACGAGGCCGTGTTAG atcACCCAGACTTGAAACATATCGATCCAGTGGTTTTAAAACATTGTCATGCAGCAGCTGCAACTTACATACTGGAGGCTGGAAAGCAAAGAGCTGACAAGTCAACTCTAAG cacttATCTAGAAGACTGTAAATTTGATAGCGAGAGAATAGAATTGTTTTGCACGGAATATCAG aATAATAGGAATTCCCTAGAAATCCTACTGGGAAG TATAGGAAGATCTTTCCCTCATATAACTGATGTTTCTTGGCATTTGGAATATCAGATAAAG ACCAATCAACTTGATAAGATGTACAGACCTGCATATTTGGTGACCTTAAATGTAGAG aacACTGATTCCCGATCCCACCCAGAGATTAGTTTTAGTTGCAACATGGAACAATTACAG